A portion of the uncultured Draconibacterium sp. genome contains these proteins:
- a CDS encoding FMN-binding protein — protein MKIKSGIVLIAILLSTCFAFAQSEVNFQPKALVKTLEKSGIEELSGVEELTLPDDTCTSKGKYFLVTKKNENAYRYIYIGRVNSCRAGGCSVEHESVETLDSEYFDYYILFDEHKTVKAVNVFNYQATHGYEITAKGWLKQFIGFNGSDSLKVDKNIDAISGATISVYAITADVENKTALLKKLQL, from the coding sequence ATGAAGATTAAATCAGGAATAGTATTAATTGCCATTTTATTGAGTACTTGTTTCGCTTTTGCCCAAAGCGAGGTGAATTTTCAGCCAAAAGCATTGGTAAAAACGCTTGAAAAATCGGGTATCGAAGAACTATCGGGTGTTGAAGAACTAACGCTTCCCGACGATACCTGTACTTCAAAAGGTAAATACTTCCTGGTTACCAAAAAAAACGAAAACGCGTACCGTTATATTTACATTGGGCGGGTAAACAGCTGCCGCGCCGGAGGTTGCTCGGTTGAGCACGAATCTGTGGAAACATTAGATTCGGAATACTTTGATTATTACATTTTATTTGACGAGCACAAAACCGTAAAGGCCGTTAATGTATTCAATTACCAGGCAACGCACGGTTACGAAATTACTGCCAAAGGCTGGTTAAAACAGTTTATCGGATTTAATGGCTCCGACTCGTTGAAAGTAGATAAAAACATCGATGCCATTTCAGGTGCCACCATTTCGGTTTATGCCATCACTGCCGATGTAGAAAACAAAACGGCACTTTTGAAAAAGCTACAATTGTAA